The following proteins are co-located in the Conyzicola lurida genome:
- a CDS encoding GntR family transcriptional regulator, with product MLIRVDPASPIPLFDQLAAAVRSEVVRGALAAGERLPSARELAESLDLNVHTVLHAYQALRDEGLIDLRRGRGAVVTDRAREYGDLAALLPALVVEAKRLDLSPAALAAMIREAY from the coding sequence ATGCTCATCCGTGTCGACCCCGCGTCGCCCATCCCGCTATTCGACCAGCTCGCCGCCGCCGTGCGTTCCGAAGTCGTGCGCGGGGCGCTCGCCGCGGGGGAGCGCCTGCCCTCCGCCCGCGAGCTCGCCGAATCACTCGATCTCAACGTGCACACCGTGCTGCACGCCTACCAGGCGCTCCGCGACGAGGGCCTCATCGACCTGCGACGCGGACGCGGTGCCGTCGTCACCGACCGGGCCCGCGAGTACGGCGACCTCGCCGCGCTGCTGCCCGCGCTCGTCGTCGAGGCGAAGCGGCTCGATCTTTCCCCCGCGGCGCTCGCCGCCATGATCAGAGAGGCCTACTGA
- a CDS encoding TetR family transcriptional regulator — MGRPKVSSRQLIEDAAAELFVENTYAGTTIDQITRRSGVSRATFFNYFGAKSDLLWFEVDRAIDSLREACAAASASGSLESVREVVLAVAGEFDENRVPLALTQSDVMGAGEDVANSGLLRVAAQADVYVDFFAARGARHRSDLLVRTAANALAGAVAAGWITWARAGIGRSPLTGYVAESVDVVFPGIVAAFAGVDRGNTF; from the coding sequence GTGGGGCGACCCAAGGTCTCCTCGCGCCAGTTGATCGAGGATGCCGCGGCGGAACTCTTCGTCGAGAACACCTACGCGGGCACGACCATCGACCAGATCACCCGGCGCTCCGGAGTGAGCCGGGCCACCTTCTTCAACTACTTCGGTGCCAAGAGCGACCTGCTGTGGTTCGAGGTCGACCGCGCGATCGACTCCCTGCGGGAGGCCTGCGCCGCGGCATCCGCCAGCGGTTCTCTCGAATCGGTCCGCGAGGTGGTGCTCGCCGTCGCGGGGGAGTTCGACGAGAACCGGGTGCCGCTCGCACTGACCCAGTCCGACGTGATGGGGGCGGGCGAGGATGTCGCGAACTCCGGCCTGCTCCGGGTCGCCGCGCAGGCCGACGTGTACGTGGACTTCTTCGCCGCGCGCGGGGCCCGGCACCGGTCGGACCTGTTGGTGCGCACGGCGGCGAACGCGCTCGCCGGGGCCGTCGCTGCCGGGTGGATCACCTGGGCACGCGCCGGCATCGGGCGCTCGCCGCTCACCGGGTACGTCGCGGAGAGCGTGGACGTGGTGTTCCCGGGCATCGTCGCCGCGTTCGCCGGCGTGGATCGGGGCAACACCTTCTAG
- a CDS encoding ABC transporter substrate-binding protein: MNRTLPSLVAAASVILLIAGCSPAAPANTEPVTGGTLVYASGDAEPTCLDPHVGGNYPQALVATQYLESLVSIDDDGEIIPWLATEWSVADDGLSWDFTLRDDVTFTDGTPFTAEAVAVNVAHLQDPATGSSTGYLALQKVESVEVVDDSTARFVLSEPDSALLESLSQPWLAIESPTALARPQAENCESPVGTGPFVVTAWDRQESITLERNDDYTSPPADAAHEGPAYLDGIEWRFLPDSASRYAALQAGTVDVIDNVQPDTIVAAESVDSVEELNAPRPGASNRIELNSSKAPFDDVLVREAFIRSANVDDAITSLFFDTAERSYSPLSSVEKLGYSADPELFEYDQDAAADLLDEAGWTETDADGYRAKDGVTLELDFPVSTNQSIPAEQSLFEQLQATAKEAGFKVNLEPLDLSSWYGALGENDYDLVSAPYTKVGPDVLRILFDSAGTIPAPSGYFANHSQVKDDALDALLQSAGATSNEAERADDYAAAQQIVLEGYYILPLYDQQNHFLLRADVEGLRAMPTVSTPTLYDTWLDR, encoded by the coding sequence GTGAACCGCACTTTACCCTCCCTCGTCGCCGCAGCATCCGTCATCCTGCTGATCGCGGGGTGCTCCCCTGCCGCCCCGGCGAACACCGAGCCGGTGACCGGCGGCACGCTCGTGTACGCGTCGGGCGACGCGGAACCCACCTGCCTCGACCCGCACGTGGGTGGCAACTACCCGCAGGCGCTCGTCGCCACCCAGTACCTCGAGTCGCTCGTGTCGATCGACGACGACGGCGAGATCATCCCGTGGCTCGCCACCGAGTGGTCGGTCGCCGACGACGGCCTCAGCTGGGACTTCACCCTGCGCGACGACGTCACCTTCACCGACGGCACCCCGTTCACCGCCGAGGCGGTCGCGGTCAACGTCGCGCACCTGCAGGACCCGGCGACGGGCTCGTCCACCGGCTACCTCGCTCTGCAGAAGGTCGAGTCGGTGGAGGTCGTCGACGACAGCACGGCGCGCTTCGTGCTCAGCGAGCCCGACAGCGCGCTGCTCGAGTCGCTGTCGCAGCCGTGGCTCGCCATCGAATCCCCCACCGCTCTCGCCCGCCCGCAGGCCGAGAACTGCGAGTCGCCCGTCGGCACCGGCCCGTTCGTCGTCACGGCGTGGGACCGTCAGGAATCGATCACCCTCGAGCGCAACGACGACTACACCTCGCCGCCCGCCGACGCGGCCCACGAGGGCCCCGCCTACCTCGACGGGATCGAATGGCGCTTCCTGCCCGACTCCGCCTCCCGCTACGCGGCACTGCAGGCCGGCACCGTCGACGTGATCGACAACGTGCAGCCCGACACCATCGTCGCGGCCGAGTCGGTCGACAGCGTCGAAGAACTCAACGCTCCGCGTCCCGGCGCGTCCAACCGCATCGAACTCAACTCGAGCAAGGCGCCGTTCGACGACGTGCTCGTGCGCGAGGCGTTCATCCGTTCGGCCAACGTCGACGACGCCATCACGAGCCTGTTCTTCGACACCGCCGAGCGCTCCTACTCCCCGCTCTCCAGCGTGGAGAAGCTCGGCTACTCCGCCGACCCCGAGCTGTTCGAGTACGACCAGGATGCCGCGGCCGACCTGCTCGACGAGGCGGGGTGGACCGAGACCGACGCCGACGGCTACCGGGCAAAGGACGGCGTCACCCTCGAGCTCGACTTCCCGGTGAGCACCAACCAGTCGATCCCCGCCGAGCAGTCGCTGTTCGAGCAGCTGCAGGCGACCGCCAAGGAGGCCGGTTTCAAGGTCAACCTCGAGCCGCTCGACCTGTCGAGCTGGTACGGCGCGCTCGGCGAGAACGACTACGACCTCGTCAGCGCCCCGTACACCAAGGTCGGGCCCGACGTGCTGCGTATCCTGTTCGACTCGGCGGGCACCATCCCCGCCCCGAGCGGGTACTTCGCCAACCACTCCCAGGTGAAGGATGACGCACTCGACGCCCTGCTCCAGTCGGCGGGCGCGACCTCCAACGAGGCAGAGCGCGCCGACGACTACGCCGCCGCCCAGCAGATCGTGCTCGAGGGGTACTACATCCTGCCGCTCTACGACCAGCAGAACCACTTCCTGCTCCGCGCCGACGTGGAGGGATTGCGCGCGATGCCGACGGTATCGACCCCGACGCTCTACGACACGTGGCTGGATCGCTGA
- a CDS encoding ABC transporter permease yields the protein MRTGTRGRLARWALLRLGGVVFVLWAVATVTFFALRLIPGDPAEAVLGGPGSQASAEALAQARADYGLDQPLVTQYAVYLGRLATGDLGSSYALREDVASVVLTNLGPTLLLAALSLLVAAALALGLAVWSTRGGRISAAIGSLLEIVAAAVPHFWLAISMILLFSTLLGWLPPVSVPGPLGLVLPVLTLAIPLAGFLGQVMREALLDAMQSPFVLAARTRGEGDGGVFWRHALRHAAIPAIGLVGWAFGSLVSGAVVVETIFARQGLGRSLLSAVQSRDVPMVIGVVLVVALAYMLVTTLTDLADRLVDPRLRRVSR from the coding sequence CTGCGGACCGGCACGCGCGGCCGCCTCGCCCGGTGGGCGCTGCTGCGCCTCGGCGGCGTGGTCTTCGTGCTCTGGGCGGTCGCGACCGTCACCTTCTTCGCCCTCCGTCTGATCCCCGGCGATCCCGCCGAGGCCGTGCTCGGCGGGCCGGGATCGCAGGCGAGTGCCGAAGCGCTGGCGCAGGCCCGCGCCGACTACGGGCTCGACCAGCCCCTGGTCACGCAGTACGCCGTGTACCTCGGCCGGCTGGCCACGGGCGACCTCGGCTCATCGTATGCGCTGCGCGAGGACGTGGCATCCGTGGTTCTCACCAATCTCGGGCCCACGCTGCTGCTGGCCGCACTCTCGCTGCTGGTGGCCGCCGCGCTCGCGCTCGGCCTCGCCGTCTGGTCGACGAGGGGCGGGCGGATCAGCGCGGCGATCGGGTCCCTGCTCGAGATCGTCGCGGCCGCCGTGCCGCACTTCTGGCTGGCGATCTCGATGATCCTGCTGTTCTCGACGCTGCTCGGCTGGCTGCCGCCGGTGAGCGTGCCCGGACCGCTCGGGCTCGTGCTGCCCGTTCTCACGCTCGCCATCCCGCTCGCCGGCTTCCTGGGGCAGGTGATGCGCGAGGCGCTGCTCGACGCCATGCAGTCGCCCTTCGTGCTCGCCGCCCGCACGCGCGGCGAGGGCGACGGCGGGGTGTTCTGGCGGCACGCGCTGCGCCACGCGGCCATCCCGGCGATCGGGCTCGTCGGCTGGGCGTTCGGCTCGCTGGTCAGCGGAGCCGTGGTGGTCGAGACGATCTTCGCCCGGCAGGGTCTCGGGCGCAGCCTGCTCTCGGCCGTGCAGTCCCGCGACGTGCCGATGGTGATCGGCGTCGTGCTCGTCGTCGCCCTCGCCTACATGCTCGTCACCACGCTCACCGACCTGGCCGACCGGCTGGTCGACCCTCGGCTGCGGCGGGTGTCCCGGTGA
- a CDS encoding ABC transporter permease subunit, with protein sequence MKRPRPVEIASVAVILFLAVAALAPALLAPGDPLAIAPLDSFQPPSLAHIFGTDESGRDIYTRVVHGTGASLLIGIAATAIGLGLALVFGLLAGFGPRWVDFGTTRFLEVLFAFPGLLFALLFIVVYGPGVVTSTIAVGLSTAPGYARIIRSRVIQVRTSPYLEAATVLGRGRTRRIVRHVLPNVAGALFVLATLGVGQSIVWAASLSYLGLGAVPPAAEWGAMLSAGRTYIASFWWMTFFPGLFIVLSAAATTLLGRAIQQRGRES encoded by the coding sequence GTGAAGCGCCCGCGTCCCGTCGAGATCGCCTCGGTCGCCGTCATCCTCTTCCTCGCCGTCGCGGCCCTCGCCCCGGCCCTGCTCGCCCCCGGCGACCCGCTCGCGATCGCGCCGCTCGACAGTTTCCAGCCGCCGTCCCTCGCGCACATCTTCGGCACCGACGAATCCGGGCGGGACATCTACACGCGCGTCGTCCACGGCACCGGCGCCTCGCTGCTGATCGGCATCGCGGCCACCGCGATCGGCCTCGGGCTCGCGCTCGTGTTCGGCCTGCTCGCCGGGTTCGGCCCGCGCTGGGTCGACTTCGGCACGACGCGCTTCCTCGAGGTGCTGTTCGCGTTCCCGGGGCTGCTCTTCGCGCTGCTGTTCATCGTCGTCTACGGGCCGGGCGTCGTGACCTCCACGATCGCGGTCGGCCTCTCGACCGCTCCCGGCTACGCGCGCATCATCCGGAGCCGCGTCATCCAGGTGCGCACCTCGCCGTATCTCGAGGCAGCGACCGTGCTCGGCCGCGGGCGCACCCGGCGTATCGTGCGGCACGTCCTGCCCAACGTGGCCGGCGCGCTCTTCGTGCTCGCCACCCTCGGCGTCGGCCAGTCGATCGTCTGGGCCGCGTCGCTCAGCTACCTCGGGCTCGGCGCCGTGCCGCCGGCGGCCGAGTGGGGCGCGATGCTCAGCGCCGGCCGCACCTACATCGCGTCGTTCTGGTGGATGACGTTCTTCCCCGGGCTGTTCATCGTGTTGAGCGCCGCGGCGACGACACTGCTCGGTCGCGCCATCCAGCAGAGGGGTCGTGAGTCGTGA
- a CDS encoding ABC transporter ATP-binding protein produces MSLLGVRNLTVSFGAPVVSGVSFEMEPGECIGIVGESGSGKSVTARALLGLAGRGSRVSADELSFDGMPLLDAPERRLRALRGKEIGYVSQGALVALDPLRLVGREIADALRLHTALSPAQRQARVLELLAEVGIPDPALRAGQRSDELSGGLRQRAVIASAIALRPRLLIADEPTTALDSTVQAGILDLLERLRDQGTALVLISHDLAVVSRLASRVLVMHRGAVVESGPTAEVLGAPRHPYTRQLIAAVPTDRPRGTRLTAAAAAPTVGNSGSLRANHGISPDIAPAPATLPEFPKLSGGGDPAAGAPVVLGSHLSRRFGARVAVDDVSFELARGTTLGVVGESGSGKTTLARLVLALDAPDAGEVRVLGRAWSTARERDRRDLRPRIGAIYQDALSSFDPRLTVGHIIADALSHGRTQRAGAEVTALLEQVGLDGSVASRRPRLLSGGQQQRVAIARAIAPRPDVIVCDEPVSSLDVSVQAQVLDLLDDLQRDLGLSYLFITHDLGVVRHISDEVLVMRDGRVVERGATESVFLAPEHEYTRALLASAPRIGSRPATS; encoded by the coding sequence GTGAGCCTGCTCGGCGTGCGCAATCTGACGGTGTCGTTCGGCGCCCCGGTGGTCTCCGGCGTCTCGTTCGAGATGGAGCCCGGCGAGTGCATCGGCATCGTCGGCGAATCCGGATCGGGCAAGAGCGTCACCGCGCGCGCCCTGCTCGGCCTCGCCGGCCGCGGGTCGCGGGTGTCCGCCGACGAGCTCTCCTTCGACGGGATGCCGCTGCTGGACGCACCGGAGCGCCGTCTCCGGGCGCTCCGCGGCAAGGAGATCGGGTACGTGTCGCAGGGCGCCCTCGTCGCGCTCGACCCGCTGCGGCTCGTCGGGCGCGAGATCGCGGACGCGCTGCGCCTGCACACCGCGCTGTCGCCGGCGCAGCGGCAGGCGCGCGTGCTCGAGCTGCTGGCCGAGGTCGGCATCCCCGACCCCGCGCTGCGGGCCGGCCAGCGCTCCGACGAGCTCTCGGGCGGGCTGCGGCAGCGGGCGGTCATCGCGTCCGCGATCGCGCTGCGCCCCCGCCTGCTGATCGCGGACGAACCGACCACCGCGCTCGACTCCACCGTGCAGGCGGGCATTCTCGACCTGCTCGAGCGGCTGCGCGACCAGGGCACGGCGCTCGTCCTGATCAGCCACGACCTCGCCGTCGTCTCGCGGCTCGCGTCGCGCGTGCTCGTGATGCACCGCGGCGCCGTCGTGGAAAGCGGGCCGACCGCCGAGGTGCTCGGTGCGCCGCGGCATCCCTACACCCGGCAGCTGATCGCGGCCGTGCCCACCGACCGCCCGCGGGGCACGCGGCTGACCGCGGCTGCCGCCGCACCCACTGTCGGAAATTCAGGAAGTCTCCGCGCGAACCACGGCATATCGCCCGATATCGCCCCCGCACCCGCGACTCTTCCTGAATTTCCGAAACTTAGTGGCGGCGGGGACCCTGCCGCGGGGGCGCCCGTCGTGCTCGGGTCCCACCTCAGCCGGCGGTTCGGCGCCCGGGTCGCGGTCGACGACGTCAGCTTCGAGCTGGCCCGCGGCACGACGCTCGGGGTGGTCGGCGAGTCGGGGTCGGGAAAGACGACGCTCGCGCGGCTCGTCCTCGCACTCGACGCCCCCGACGCCGGCGAGGTGCGCGTCCTCGGCCGCGCCTGGAGCACCGCGCGCGAGCGCGACCGCCGCGACCTGCGTCCGCGCATCGGTGCCATCTACCAGGACGCGCTCAGCTCGTTCGACCCGCGTCTCACGGTCGGCCACATCATCGCCGACGCGCTCAGCCACGGCCGCACCCAACGCGCGGGCGCCGAGGTCACGGCGCTGCTCGAGCAGGTCGGGCTCGACGGGTCCGTGGCGTCCCGACGCCCGCGCCTCCTTTCGGGCGGGCAGCAGCAGCGGGTCGCGATCGCGCGGGCCATCGCGCCGCGTCCCGACGTGATCGTCTGCGACGAACCGGTCTCGAGCCTCGATGTCTCGGTGCAGGCACAGGTGCTCGACCTGCTCGACGACCTGCAGCGCGACCTCGGCCTGAGCTACCTGTTCATCACCCACGACCTCGGCGTCGTGCGCCACATCAGCGACGAGGTGCTCGTGATGCGCGACGGCCGCGTGGTCGAACGG